A stretch of the Sphingobacterium thalpophilum genome encodes the following:
- a CDS encoding M1 family metallopeptidase, producing the protein MKRLLYVLAIIGILTADFRTSLAQLMEAKSEFTREDSLRGNLTPLRTCYDIQYYHLDVKVDIDNKFISGSNLFRFKATSDFKRLQFDLFANLKINKIVYKGAELPFTREYNAVFVVFPTSINRGTEDEFTVYYEGHPTEAARAPWDGGFDWKKDSNGKPWVATACQGMGASVWWPNKDHQYDEVDSMLISVAVPNEVMNVSNGRLVDREKLPGGYTKYYWKVTNPINNYNVAINIGDYIHFKEKYKGEKGLLDVDYYILRENDIPEKKAHLQKNARQTLEAFEHWFGPYPFYEDGYKLVETHHTGMEHQSAVAYGNHYQNGYRGRDDSGTGWGQKWDFIVVHESGHEWFGNNITSADLGDMWIHESFTNYSEALFIDYFYGKEASQAYVHGIRRGIRNDAPIQGPYHVNKEGSGDMYPKGGVMLNMVRTIIDDDKQWRSILRGLNKRFYHQQVDYKDITTYINQTSGIDLSKVFEQYVKHASIPTLEIQQDTKGKILGRWISDVTGFQMPIHIGIRGQQRQLIQLDQQFREIKIPGLSKENIDVDTFNYYVGLLIE; encoded by the coding sequence ATGAAACGATTATTATATGTATTGGCAATCATCGGTATATTAACTGCAGACTTCCGGACGTCTTTAGCACAGCTAATGGAAGCAAAAAGTGAATTCACAAGAGAGGACTCATTGCGGGGAAATCTTACCCCCTTGCGGACTTGTTATGATATTCAATACTATCACCTGGATGTTAAAGTTGACATCGACAATAAATTTATATCCGGTTCAAACCTCTTCCGATTTAAGGCCACATCAGATTTCAAACGTCTTCAATTCGACCTGTTTGCAAACCTTAAAATCAACAAGATCGTATATAAAGGCGCAGAGCTTCCATTTACCAGGGAATATAACGCTGTATTTGTAGTCTTCCCTACCTCAATAAATCGGGGAACAGAGGATGAATTTACTGTATATTATGAAGGGCACCCTACAGAAGCAGCGAGGGCACCTTGGGACGGCGGTTTTGACTGGAAGAAAGACAGCAACGGAAAACCTTGGGTAGCCACTGCATGCCAGGGAATGGGAGCCAGTGTGTGGTGGCCAAACAAGGACCATCAATATGATGAAGTTGATAGCATGTTGATTTCTGTGGCTGTTCCAAACGAGGTGATGAATGTGTCCAATGGGCGCCTCGTAGACAGGGAAAAATTGCCGGGCGGCTATACGAAATACTATTGGAAAGTCACTAATCCGATCAATAACTACAACGTTGCCATTAATATTGGTGATTATATCCATTTCAAAGAAAAATATAAAGGTGAAAAAGGTCTCTTAGATGTGGATTATTACATCTTGCGGGAGAATGACATCCCTGAAAAAAAAGCTCATCTTCAAAAAAACGCGAGACAGACCCTGGAGGCTTTTGAGCACTGGTTTGGCCCATATCCTTTTTATGAAGACGGCTATAAACTTGTCGAAACACACCATACAGGTATGGAACATCAGAGTGCCGTGGCCTACGGCAATCATTATCAAAATGGATATCGGGGCAGGGATGATTCAGGAACGGGCTGGGGGCAAAAATGGGACTTCATTGTCGTCCATGAGTCTGGCCATGAATGGTTTGGTAATAATATCACTTCCGCCGATCTAGGTGACATGTGGATTCATGAGAGTTTTACCAACTACTCTGAAGCATTATTCATTGACTATTTCTATGGAAAGGAAGCCAGCCAGGCCTATGTACACGGCATCCGACGAGGTATCCGAAACGATGCACCCATTCAGGGCCCTTATCACGTCAATAAAGAAGGCTCAGGTGATATGTATCCCAAAGGAGGTGTCATGCTGAACATGGTGCGTACCATCATCGACGACGACAAGCAATGGCGTTCCATCCTCCGGGGCCTCAATAAGAGATTCTACCACCAACAGGTTGATTACAAAGATATCACCACCTACATCAATCAGACATCGGGAATCGACCTATCCAAAGTATTTGAACAGTATGTAAAACATGCCTCCATTCCTACCCTTGAAATCCAGCAAGATACCAAGGGTAAAATCCTGGGCAGGTGGATAAGTGATGTCACTGGATTTCAAATGCCTATTCACATCGGAATCAGGGGACAGCAAAGGCAACTGATACAGCTGGATCAACAGTTTCGGGAAATTAAGATTCCGGGACTCAGCAAAGAAAATATTGATGTCGACACATTCAATTATTACGTCGGCCTGCTGATAGAATAG